The region GGTGACGATCAAGACGCTTGAAGATGATGAGGACGTCGATGATTTTGCGGCGAAGCTTGAAGAGAAGTGGAAGCTGGGCAAGAAGGGCGAGGATCGCAGCCTGATCTACCTGCTGGTGCTGAATCCGCACAAGATGAAGGTGGAGGTTGGGTACGGGCTTGAGGGAATTCTGCCGGACGCAAGGGTGGGGCGAATCCTGGATACGGCGGTGCCTTCCGCGACGGCCGGGGACTACGATCAGGCTTTGCTGACGGGGACGCAGGGGCTGGCGGATGTGATTGCCGCCGATGCGCATGTGACACTGACCGGGACCGTGCATCACTATCGTCGAGAGGGTAGCGGGCAGAGGCAGCGGGGCGGATTCGGGCAGTTGATTGTGGTTGGGCTGTTTGTGCTGGTGCTGATCATCCTGGTGAGTACGGGGAATATCGGCTGGGCGTGGATGCTGCTTTCCATGTTTACAGGCGGGGGTGGTGGTGGCGGCGGGCGGGATGATGACCGGGGCGGCGGGTTTGGCGGGATGGGTGGTGGGTCTTCGGGCGGGGGCGGGGCTTCGAGGGACTTCTGAGGTGGAACGGATCAGGGAAACGGTTCGTATGTATGAGAGTGGTAGAGTTTAGCCGGATGAGCTTTTGAAGGAACTGGAGGAACGATGAAGGGTTTATGGGTTGCATTGGGTCTGGTGGGCGCGAT is a window of Granulicella tundricola MP5ACTX9 DNA encoding:
- a CDS encoding TPM domain-containing protein; translation: MTLRLPRFLVLLLLLLPAAGVVRAEKVADLPLPTSYVNDFAGVLSPGTKQNLEDLCVQLHQKANADVAVVTIKTLEDDEDVDDFAAKLEEKWKLGKKGEDRSLIYLLVLNPHKMKVEVGYGLEGILPDARVGRILDTAVPSATAGDYDQALLTGTQGLADVIAADAHVTLTGTVHHYRREGSGQRQRGGFGQLIVVGLFVLVLIILVSTGNIGWAWMLLSMFTGGGGGGGGRDDDRGGGFGGMGGGSSGGGGASRDF